The following are encoded together in the Pectobacterium punjabense genome:
- a CDS encoding M16 family metallopeptidase: MNWKKCCWLSLTAVGLLAGSVVSQAEEIKIPLPVIKEGTLTNGLRYTLVPLEGSKARVDIRLIVDVGSIDENDNESGVAHMVEHMVFRASDAFPQGVSTELHKQGWVRAQSYNAVTNYERTMYMMSPPKGNRDLGTSLQALSQMTGHAKLLQSDLDDERKIILEEWRGKLGVSERMNQQRVQAIRHDSRYPSRPVIGTEQSINDTPASVLQDFYQRWYHPSNMRLMIIGDITPADAEREIQRYFAPLPNVAVPARDYYEPLLKPRLNVARLQDSQSGSSQVSFVYRFNDKDTFGQPEYRHRLLTQITMSAVTRQIRRQQAELPQDASSLVVRKSDIGKTTAALGFFANVMPGGHDAALSAVLKEIERLKRYPLNEQDITEITSDIREVAQRMADRQETREFADWVQQLTIVWQQDRPYVGSQQRGKDALEVLETITVEDVNRHLQRWLASPDTLVQFSVPGATPFTLPKADAILKLQKQWAVATLAPLQVEKEKVIPELPSVTQSGKRTAVKTFAAQKVEQWQLSNGDRVVWLRAPEAGKKVYLTATSQAGFMAATLNPWQAQLASQLVDQSGPATWSGEALSNWKKEKTLSLSIDQGADQLTVSGTAPTEQLANLFGLYRELNVAPGIDPDVMKESMMSLARQKANDDQSVSGIRASEITKLRFGGPAWQQPEIAELKKISAPALLSQWHKAASAPVTYYLIADMPAAQLLPQVERYLATIPRQPASEVKQHLALPGKREATSAINIEPRADILTWSFTPHTWTPQAAVQVSIARNIASKYLKASLRDDALGIYRMRVDSELEDKKQRIETEVSFTSAPERAQELWTLAEQAFAELPSKITQQDVDEQKAQFIRAEKGRQSDLTTIQRRLLLSYRHYDDPRYLSRVSTLADSITLEGVRAMSVKLYNPENRVLYITLPQEVKK, from the coding sequence ATGAACTGGAAGAAGTGTTGCTGGTTATCGCTAACGGCTGTCGGCCTGTTAGCGGGAAGCGTTGTGAGTCAGGCTGAAGAAATAAAAATCCCGTTGCCGGTTATTAAAGAAGGCACGCTGACGAACGGGTTGCGTTATACCCTTGTGCCGCTGGAAGGATCGAAGGCGCGGGTTGATATTCGCCTGATTGTTGATGTCGGCTCGATCGATGAAAACGACAATGAATCCGGTGTGGCGCACATGGTGGAGCACATGGTGTTTCGCGCCAGCGACGCCTTTCCTCAAGGTGTGAGCACGGAACTGCACAAACAGGGCTGGGTTCGAGCGCAAAGCTATAACGCCGTGACCAACTACGAACGCACCATGTATATGATGAGCCCGCCGAAAGGTAATCGCGATCTGGGAACGTCCTTGCAGGCGCTGAGCCAGATGACAGGCCATGCCAAGCTGTTACAAAGCGATCTGGATGATGAGCGCAAAATCATTCTGGAAGAGTGGCGTGGCAAGTTGGGTGTATCGGAACGCATGAACCAGCAGCGCGTACAGGCAATTCGCCATGACTCTCGTTATCCTTCCCGCCCGGTAATTGGCACTGAGCAGTCGATTAACGACACGCCAGCTAGCGTGCTACAGGATTTCTATCAGCGCTGGTATCACCCATCGAATATGCGTTTGATGATTATTGGTGATATCACACCTGCGGATGCGGAACGTGAAATTCAACGCTATTTTGCACCACTGCCGAATGTCGCGGTGCCAGCCCGTGATTACTACGAACCATTACTGAAACCACGCCTCAACGTGGCACGTTTGCAGGATAGCCAAAGCGGCAGCAGCCAAGTGTCGTTCGTCTATCGTTTCAATGACAAAGACACATTTGGTCAACCTGAGTATCGCCACCGCTTGCTCACGCAAATCACGATGTCTGCGGTCACGCGTCAGATTCGTCGACAACAAGCAGAATTACCGCAAGACGCCAGTAGTTTGGTGGTGCGTAAATCGGATATCGGTAAAACCACCGCTGCATTGGGCTTTTTCGCCAATGTAATGCCGGGAGGCCACGACGCTGCGCTTTCTGCCGTATTGAAAGAAATCGAGCGGTTAAAACGCTATCCGCTAAACGAGCAGGACATCACGGAGATCACGTCCGACATTCGTGAAGTCGCGCAGCGTATGGCAGATAGGCAGGAAACACGCGAGTTTGCGGATTGGGTTCAGCAGTTGACCATCGTTTGGCAACAGGATCGCCCTTATGTCGGCAGCCAGCAGCGCGGCAAAGATGCGCTGGAAGTGCTGGAGACTATCACGGTGGAAGATGTGAACCGCCATTTGCAACGCTGGTTAGCTTCGCCAGATACGCTGGTGCAGTTTAGCGTACCGGGCGCAACGCCTTTCACGCTGCCTAAGGCGGATGCGATTCTCAAATTGCAGAAACAGTGGGCGGTGGCGACGTTGGCACCGTTGCAGGTAGAAAAAGAGAAAGTCATTCCTGAGCTGCCTTCCGTGACGCAAAGCGGAAAGCGCACGGCGGTGAAAACCTTTGCTGCCCAAAAAGTCGAGCAGTGGCAACTGAGTAACGGTGACCGCGTGGTATGGCTGCGTGCACCAGAGGCTGGTAAGAAAGTGTATCTCACCGCGACGAGTCAGGCTGGCTTCATGGCAGCCACGCTGAATCCGTGGCAGGCACAACTGGCGAGTCAACTGGTCGATCAAAGCGGGCCAGCAACATGGAGTGGTGAAGCGTTAAGTAACTGGAAAAAGGAAAAAACGCTGTCGCTGAGTATCGATCAGGGCGCGGATCAACTGACCGTCAGTGGCACCGCGCCAACCGAGCAACTGGCAAATTTGTTTGGGTTATACCGTGAGCTGAATGTTGCGCCGGGAATCGATCCTGATGTGATGAAAGAGAGCATGATGAGTCTGGCGCGTCAGAAAGCCAATGATGACCAGTCTGTTTCAGGTATACGCGCCAGTGAAATTACCAAACTGCGCTTTGGTGGACCCGCGTGGCAACAGCCTGAAATTGCAGAACTGAAGAAAATTTCTGCGCCAGCCTTGCTGTCACAGTGGCATAAAGCCGCTTCTGCACCAGTGACTTACTATCTGATCGCAGATATGCCCGCTGCACAGCTGTTGCCACAGGTTGAACGCTATCTTGCGACCATTCCGCGTCAGCCTGCCAGCGAGGTAAAACAGCATCTGGCGCTTCCGGGCAAACGTGAAGCAACTTCTGCCATCAATATTGAACCGCGTGCCGATATCCTGACCTGGAGTTTCACACCGCATACGTGGACGCCGCAGGCTGCGGTACAGGTGAGCATTGCTCGTAACATTGCGAGTAAATATCTCAAGGCGAGCCTGCGTGATGATGCACTCGGTATTTACCGTATGCGTGTCGATAGCGAGCTGGAAGATAAAAAACAGCGCATTGAGACGGAGGTGAGCTTTACCAGCGCACCTGAGCGAGCGCAGGAGCTGTGGACGTTGGCTGAGCAAGCTTTCGCTGAACTGCCGTCAAAGATTACGCAGCAGGATGTGGACGAGCAAAAAGCACAATTCATCCGTGCGGAAAAAGGGCGTCAGAGCGATTTGACCACGATACAGCGCCGCTTGCTGCTGAGCTATCGCCACTATGACGATCCGCGCTATTTGAGCCGCGTATCTACACTGGCGGACAGCATCACGCTGGAAGGTGTACGCGCAATGTCGGTGAAGCTGTATAACCCAGAAAACCGGGTGCTTTACATCACCTTGCCGCAAGAGGTGAAAAAATGA
- a CDS encoding ABC transporter ATP-binding protein/permease gives MKKIVAQFVDLCRPFWGGKRSWREWLLLLVAISMGGAIVYLNVLINEWSKSFYDALGAFDSSLLLSLMKDYGIYILIYIGVIVYQEWFTKLLIIRWRSALTAELVESWLAKRAFYRMSVEGKIDNPDQRIAEDINLFVDKAVSLVVEFLIVTARLFSFVVILWGLSGVQRFTLFGEEWVIKGYLVWVVILYTLLGTLITHVVGKRLHDINYEKQKAEADFRAALLRKHDNAEQIALYGGEAQEKSHLQRHFSSIVSNWRRFMNAERNLGFFTTGYMRVSLIVPIFAAMPAFLNKTVTLGGLMQIRGAFAQVHGALSWFIHKYKEFVILSASMARLSQFKEEIKRHQSEQTDAVVGQDLRIEQLSFTTPQGSPLLQNVDLNCEAGSWSKFSGRSGLGKSTLLRTLNGLWPYYDGRWQSLEGRSLLLPQQSYLGQGTLAEILCYPHPPLADSEMLRQTLDSVGLGAWRERLSEQLNWDRVFSGGERQRVAFARALIAKPDTLYLDEATSNLDHDSARQLLALVKLALPMCTVVAITHQTELDDLFPHRYDLTDFASPRS, from the coding sequence ATGAAAAAGATCGTGGCGCAGTTTGTCGATCTCTGCCGTCCCTTTTGGGGCGGTAAACGGAGCTGGCGAGAATGGCTACTCTTGCTCGTTGCCATCTCGATGGGCGGTGCGATCGTCTATCTCAACGTGTTGATAAACGAGTGGAGCAAATCGTTCTATGATGCGTTAGGGGCATTCGACAGCAGTTTGTTGCTTTCGCTGATGAAAGATTACGGTATTTACATCCTGATCTATATTGGGGTGATCGTATATCAGGAGTGGTTTACCAAACTGCTGATTATTCGCTGGCGTAGTGCGTTAACCGCCGAGCTCGTGGAGAGCTGGCTGGCGAAGCGGGCATTTTATCGTATGTCGGTGGAAGGCAAGATTGATAACCCCGATCAGCGTATTGCCGAAGATATCAATCTGTTCGTCGACAAAGCCGTTAGCCTGGTGGTGGAGTTTTTGATCGTCACAGCACGCTTGTTTTCTTTCGTCGTTATCCTGTGGGGATTGTCGGGCGTTCAGCGCTTTACGCTGTTTGGCGAAGAGTGGGTGATTAAAGGCTATCTGGTCTGGGTCGTTATTCTGTATACGCTGCTCGGCACCTTGATCACGCATGTGGTCGGGAAACGCCTGCATGATATTAATTATGAGAAGCAAAAAGCGGAGGCTGATTTCCGCGCTGCGTTGCTGCGCAAGCATGATAACGCTGAGCAAATCGCGCTGTACGGCGGTGAAGCACAAGAGAAAAGCCACCTTCAGCGTCATTTCTCGTCCATCGTGTCGAACTGGCGGCGTTTTATGAATGCCGAGCGTAATCTGGGCTTTTTCACCACGGGTTACATGCGTGTGAGCCTGATTGTGCCGATCTTTGCTGCCATGCCTGCTTTCCTGAATAAGACGGTAACGCTGGGCGGATTGATGCAGATCCGTGGGGCGTTTGCGCAGGTACACGGTGCGCTGAGCTGGTTTATCCATAAGTACAAGGAGTTTGTGATTCTGTCCGCCAGTATGGCGCGTTTGAGTCAGTTCAAGGAAGAAATCAAACGTCATCAGTCTGAACAGACCGATGCGGTAGTAGGGCAGGATTTACGCATTGAGCAACTCTCCTTTACTACGCCACAAGGTTCTCCTCTGCTGCAAAATGTGGATCTGAACTGCGAAGCGGGTAGCTGGAGTAAATTTTCTGGGCGCAGCGGGCTGGGAAAATCAACGCTACTGCGTACGCTGAATGGTTTATGGCCGTATTACGATGGTCGCTGGCAGTCGCTCGAAGGTCGCAGCCTGCTGCTACCGCAGCAAAGCTATTTAGGTCAGGGGACGCTGGCGGAGATTCTCTGCTATCCACACCCACCGCTGGCTGATAGCGAGATGCTGCGCCAGACGCTGGATAGCGTCGGGCTGGGAGCGTGGCGCGAGCGTTTAAGTGAGCAATTGAACTGGGATCGGGTGTTTTCCGGCGGTGAGCGGCAGCGCGTTGCCTTTGCCCGTGCGCTGATTGCCAAACCCGATACCCTCTATCTGGATGAAGCGACCAGTAATCTGGATCATGACTCTGCCAGACAGCTTCTGGCGCTGGTCAAGCTGGCGTTGCCGATGTGTACCGTGGTCGCCATTACGCACCAGACAGAATTGGACGATCTGTTCCCACATCGTTATGACCTAACCGATTTCGCCTCACCGCGCAGTTGA
- a CDS encoding Dyp-type peroxidase, translating to MTPIQSGILLEHRRFAIFMEAMIQGEFDAIRQGCKKFCQTLQDLQQQYPDAGLGAVLAFGNDVWRDLDCNHSAAELKSFTPLGKGLAPATQRDLLIHIQSLRHDVNFTLAQAALAAFGSAIRIEEETHGFRWVEDRDLSGFIDGTENPQGEARHAVAIIPEDQPDAGGSYVFTQRWEHNLKQLQRFSVEQQEQMIGRTKQDNEELSSDQRPVTSHLSRVDLKEDGKGLKILRQSLPYGTASGKNGLYFVAYCARLHNIEQQLLSMFGDRDGKRDEMLRFTRAVSGSYFFAPSLAKLLSL from the coding sequence ATGACACCAATTCAAAGCGGTATTTTATTGGAACACCGCCGTTTTGCCATCTTTATGGAAGCGATGATTCAGGGAGAGTTTGATGCTATCCGGCAGGGATGCAAAAAATTCTGTCAGACATTACAAGATTTACAGCAGCAGTATCCCGATGCCGGGTTAGGCGCGGTACTGGCGTTTGGTAACGATGTTTGGCGCGATCTGGACTGTAACCACAGCGCGGCGGAGCTGAAATCGTTTACGCCGTTGGGTAAAGGGCTTGCCCCGGCAACGCAGCGCGATTTACTGATTCATATCCAATCGCTCCGCCATGACGTTAACTTCACGCTGGCACAGGCTGCGCTGGCCGCGTTTGGTAGCGCAATTCGTATTGAAGAAGAGACGCACGGTTTTCGCTGGGTAGAAGATCGCGATTTAAGCGGTTTTATCGACGGTACAGAAAACCCACAGGGTGAGGCACGGCACGCCGTGGCAATTATCCCTGAAGACCAGCCGGATGCCGGTGGCAGTTACGTGTTTACCCAACGCTGGGAACACAATCTGAAGCAGTTGCAGCGTTTTAGCGTGGAACAACAGGAACAGATGATCGGGCGCACGAAGCAGGATAACGAAGAGCTGTCTTCGGATCAGCGCCCTGTAACGTCGCACCTCAGCCGCGTGGATTTAAAGGAAGACGGCAAGGGGCTGAAAATCCTGCGTCAGAGTCTGCCTTATGGCACCGCGAGCGGGAAAAATGGGCTTTATTTCGTCGCCTACTGTGCGCGTCTGCATAACATTGAACAGCAGTTGCTGAGTATGTTCGGCGATCGTGACGGCAAACGTGATGAGATGCTGCGCTTTACGCGCGCTGTCAGTGGCAGCTATTTCTTCGCGCCGTCTTTGGCGAAGCTTTTGTCACTGTAA
- a CDS encoding sulfate ABC transporter substrate-binding protein, translating to MNQVQVKGWLVKGSLALSLLLGGQSAVSATELLNSSYDVSRELFVALNPGFEKQWLSQHPNDPITIKQSHAGSSKQALAILQGLKADVVTYNQVTDVQILHDRGQLIPADWQARLPNNSSPFYSTMAFLVRKGNPKGIHDWNDLVRDDVKLIFPNPKTSGNARYTYLAAWGATSKANGGDEAKTRAWITRFLANVAVFDTGGRGATTTFVERQLGDVLISFESEVNNIRNQYGAENYEVIVPKVNVLAEFPVAWIDKNVEKNGTEQAAKAYLNYLYSPDAQKVITDFYYRVNNPELAKTLKSRFPETTLFRVEDQFGSWPQVMKTHFDTGGELDKLLAAGRQ from the coding sequence ATGAATCAAGTACAGGTGAAAGGCTGGCTGGTGAAAGGTTCTCTGGCGCTGTCATTGTTGCTGGGCGGGCAGAGCGCTGTCTCTGCTACCGAGCTGCTAAACAGCTCTTATGATGTGTCGCGCGAGCTCTTTGTAGCGCTCAATCCCGGCTTTGAAAAGCAGTGGTTGTCGCAACATCCCAACGATCCAATCACGATCAAACAATCGCATGCGGGTTCATCTAAACAGGCGCTGGCTATCCTGCAAGGGTTGAAAGCCGATGTGGTGACCTACAATCAGGTGACAGACGTTCAGATCCTACACGATCGTGGGCAACTGATTCCCGCTGACTGGCAGGCGCGTTTACCGAATAACAGCTCTCCGTTCTACTCCACCATGGCTTTTCTGGTTCGCAAAGGTAATCCAAAAGGGATTCACGACTGGAACGATCTGGTACGTGATGATGTAAAACTGATTTTCCCGAACCCGAAAACCTCTGGCAATGCCCGTTATACCTACCTTGCCGCCTGGGGCGCGACCAGTAAAGCTAACGGTGGAGACGAGGCCAAAACGCGCGCGTGGATAACGCGTTTTCTGGCGAATGTCGCGGTATTTGATACCGGCGGCCGTGGCGCAACCACGACATTTGTGGAGCGCCAACTGGGGGATGTGTTGATCAGTTTTGAATCCGAGGTGAATAACATTCGTAACCAGTACGGTGCTGAAAACTACGAAGTCATCGTTCCGAAGGTCAATGTGCTGGCAGAATTCCCGGTCGCGTGGATTGATAAGAATGTCGAGAAGAATGGCACCGAACAGGCGGCAAAAGCCTATCTGAATTATCTCTATAGCCCAGACGCGCAGAAAGTGATCACCGATTTTTACTACCGTGTGAATAACCCTGAACTGGCGAAAACGCTAAAATCTCGCTTCCCTGAGACCACCTTATTTCGCGTGGAAGATCAGTTTGGCTCGTGGCCACAGGTGATGAAAACCCACTTCGATACCGGTGGTGAATTGGATAAACTGCTGGCGGCTGGTCGTCAGTAA
- the cysT gene encoding sulfate/thiosulfate ABC transporter permease CysT, translating into MSFGSGKRVLPGFALSLGSSLLFVCLILLLPLSALVMQLSEMSVAQYWAVISNPQVVAAYKVTLLAAGLATVFNAGFGLLMAWILTRYRFPGRALLDGLMDLPFALPTAVAGLTLAALFSTTGWYGAWLAEYGIKVSYTWLGITVAMAFTSIPFVVRTVQPVLEDLGPEYEEAAQTLGANRWQCFRYVILPELTPALLTGTALSFARSLGEFGAVIFIAGNIAWQTEVVSLMIFIRLQEFDFPAASAIASVVLAASLLILFAVNVLQSRFGQRTRSV; encoded by the coding sequence ATGTCTTTTGGTTCAGGTAAGCGGGTGCTGCCGGGATTCGCGCTGAGTCTGGGCAGTAGCTTGCTGTTCGTCTGTCTGATTCTGCTGCTGCCTTTAAGTGCGCTGGTGATGCAGCTCTCAGAGATGAGTGTGGCACAGTACTGGGCGGTGATCTCCAACCCGCAGGTGGTGGCGGCGTACAAGGTCACGCTCTTGGCGGCGGGGCTGGCGACGGTATTCAACGCAGGGTTTGGCCTGTTAATGGCATGGATTCTGACGCGCTATCGTTTTCCCGGTCGTGCCTTGCTGGATGGATTGATGGACTTACCCTTCGCTCTACCCACTGCCGTGGCGGGGCTGACGCTGGCTGCGCTGTTTTCAACAACAGGCTGGTACGGCGCCTGGCTGGCAGAATACGGCATCAAGGTGTCCTATACCTGGCTTGGTATCACGGTTGCGATGGCGTTCACCAGCATTCCTTTTGTGGTGCGTACCGTGCAACCAGTGTTGGAAGATCTGGGGCCGGAATACGAAGAGGCGGCACAAACGCTGGGGGCGAATCGCTGGCAGTGTTTTCGTTACGTCATTTTACCAGAGTTAACGCCAGCGCTATTAACCGGCACCGCGCTGTCGTTTGCCCGCAGTCTGGGTGAATTTGGCGCGGTTATCTTTATTGCGGGGAATATTGCCTGGCAGACAGAGGTCGTTTCGCTGATGATTTTTATCCGTTTGCAGGAATTTGATTTCCCTGCCGCCAGTGCGATTGCCTCCGTCGTGTTAGCCGCATCCTTATTGATACTGTTTGCCGTCAACGTGCTGCAAAGCCGTTTTGGACAACGGACCCGGAGCGTGTAA
- the cysW gene encoding sulfate/thiosulfate ABC transporter permease CysW encodes MAESPTVTPRRQSHPVRQARNWARAALIALGVILSLIMLVIPLVSIFAAALSHGLGGVWRNLSDPDMLHAIGLTLLVVAIVVPVNLVFGTLLAWLVTRFQFPGRQLLLTLIDIPFAVSPVVAGLLYLLFYSTNGPVGGWLDEQGLQLMFAWPGIALVTIFVTCPFMVRELVPVMMSQGSQEEEAAVLLGASGWQVFYQVTLPNIRWALLYGVVLTNARAIGEFGAVSVVSGSIRGETYTLPLQVELLHQDYNSVGAFTAAALLTVMAILTLFIKSALQWRVKRQMNKH; translated from the coding sequence ATGGCAGAGAGCCCTACCGTGACGCCGCGACGTCAATCTCACCCTGTTCGGCAGGCACGTAACTGGGCGAGAGCCGCACTGATTGCGTTGGGCGTGATATTATCGCTCATCATGCTAGTCATCCCTTTAGTGTCAATTTTTGCCGCTGCGCTATCGCACGGACTGGGGGGCGTTTGGCGCAATCTGAGCGATCCTGACATGCTGCATGCGATTGGCCTTACGCTGCTGGTGGTCGCAATTGTCGTACCGGTGAATCTGGTTTTTGGCACGCTGCTAGCGTGGTTGGTCACACGCTTTCAGTTTCCGGGGCGACAACTCTTGCTCACGTTGATCGACATTCCTTTTGCCGTCTCGCCAGTGGTCGCCGGTTTACTGTATCTGCTTTTTTATAGCACCAACGGTCCGGTCGGCGGCTGGCTGGATGAACAGGGGCTACAGTTGATGTTTGCCTGGCCGGGTATTGCGCTGGTGACAATATTTGTGACCTGTCCGTTTATGGTCAGGGAACTGGTTCCGGTGATGATGAGTCAGGGCAGTCAGGAGGAAGAGGCTGCCGTGCTGCTCGGTGCGTCAGGCTGGCAGGTGTTCTATCAGGTGACGCTACCGAATATTCGCTGGGCACTGCTCTATGGTGTCGTGCTGACCAACGCCCGGGCGATTGGCGAGTTTGGCGCGGTATCCGTCGTGTCGGGCTCAATTCGTGGTGAAACTTACACGCTGCCGCTACAGGTTGAATTACTGCATCAGGATTATAACAGCGTGGGAGCGTTTACCGCGGCGGCGTTGCTAACCGTGATGGCGATACTGACGCTGTTCATCAAGAGCGCCTTGCAGTGGCGCGTAAAACGGCAAATGAATAAACACTAA
- the cysM gene encoding cysteine synthase CysM, producing MTTLEQCIGNTPLVKLQRVTQGLNSEIWLKLEGNNPAGSVKDRAALSMIQQAENRGDISPGDRLIEATSGNTGIALAMIAAVKGYRLRLLMPDNMSYERQTAMRAYGAELVLVNRKLGMEGARDRAKQMVLAGEGKTLDQFNNPDNSLAHFLTTGPEIWQQTAGKLTHFISSMGTTGTISGVSRYLKQQNPAVCTVGLQPAEGSHIPGIRRWTPDYMPGIFRADLVDRILDMTQMDAENTLRQLARQEGIFCGVSSGGAVAGALRLAEENPGSVIVAIACDRGDRYLSTGVFD from the coding sequence GTGACGACGCTTGAGCAGTGTATTGGCAATACCCCACTGGTGAAATTGCAGCGTGTGACGCAGGGGTTAAACAGCGAAATCTGGCTGAAGTTGGAAGGGAATAATCCCGCTGGATCGGTAAAAGATCGTGCTGCACTTTCTATGATCCAGCAGGCGGAGAATCGCGGAGATATCTCCCCCGGTGACAGGCTGATCGAAGCAACCAGCGGGAACACCGGCATTGCATTGGCGATGATCGCGGCGGTGAAAGGCTACCGACTACGCCTGCTGATGCCGGACAATATGAGCTATGAACGTCAGACAGCGATGCGTGCCTACGGTGCGGAGCTGGTGTTGGTTAACCGCAAACTGGGGATGGAAGGGGCGCGGGATCGCGCGAAACAGATGGTGTTGGCGGGAGAGGGTAAAACGCTCGATCAGTTCAATAACCCAGACAACTCGCTGGCGCATTTTCTCACGACGGGTCCAGAAATCTGGCAACAGACGGCAGGCAAGCTGACTCATTTTATTTCCAGCATGGGGACAACCGGCACGATCTCTGGCGTCAGCCGCTATCTGAAGCAGCAGAATCCGGCAGTGTGTACCGTTGGGCTACAGCCTGCGGAAGGGAGCCACATTCCCGGCATTCGCCGCTGGACGCCGGATTATATGCCGGGCATCTTCCGTGCCGATCTGGTCGATCGCATTCTGGATATGACACAGATGGACGCAGAGAATACGCTGCGGCAACTGGCGCGTCAGGAAGGTATCTTCTGCGGCGTCAGTTCTGGTGGCGCGGTTGCGGGTGCACTGCGGCTTGCGGAGGAAAACCCCGGTAGCGTGATTGTGGCGATAGCCTGCGATCGCGGCGATCGGTATCTGTCCACCGGGGTCTTTGACTGA